The Armatimonadota bacterium genome includes a window with the following:
- a CDS encoding multidrug ABC transporter: MWLTRAAIDRPTLISMVFAALIVVGLVFLMRMPVEQRPKVDFPFVTVVTIYQGAGPQEIETLITKPIEDAVSSISNLKNVVSNSQDGISVVSLEFELGTDLPTAAADVREKVDAIRNSLPQDAEVPTITKADISAIPVMTIGMKGPLPARELRRLADDVVKDRLARVKGTASVAVSGGDLREIQVLVDKSRLAAYNLSIAEVAAAIRSENLNVPGGSIKQGRRDFAVRVIGEFQTAEEIARMRLHIPDRQTGGPGWNIPLSDLARVVDTSEDPDVISRLNGEPTVVLAIQKQTDANTVDVAQGARRELENLKRLLPPGVEFIIATDESKFVLEQQHDTYKELILAIVLVIVVIFLFLHSARATFIVSVAIPTSLIATFIPMSIFGFSLNFMTMLALSLAVGILVDDSIVVLENIDRHLKEGEPPREAALNGRAEIGLAAVTITLVDVVVFIPIAFMGGIVGQFFKSFGITVASATLLSLFVGFSLTPMMASRFYKRETRQHRGQHADTAWNRFWDTRFAHIDKGLDWLDAKYRNLLAWSLDNRFLTWVIGTVTLTTILITFAPPVVTSAGLKARLVNLVLFVGVLGGLGVVFSRDRKVAVGFVAAAAACTLLVRLPLKGEFIPELDRGRIAITVETPAGSSLNYTLSVVQRIERILRDFPEVEYELSTVGSGSAGLFAGGDTGPQYARVSVQLVDRGRRDRYAVVEENGRKVRRMVERKRGIEEIIAALRQRVARDVPGADIKVYNAESQQVGTAPIEMEIQGTDLNEMNRVAERIAAAMRKVPGTRDITISSKVGRPELQVVVDRERAMDAGISTAQVAQALRASIEGDTSSKFRVEGTEYNIRVQLEQSDRATADSVRRLVVGQRGGAPVFLEDVATVQLAAAPTKIDRRNKQRLVKVSCYLEQGYDLSSVQFAVNRAVAGVDLGTTTLEVGGTSRVQGESFGFIFQALFLAIILVYMLMAGLFESLFNPLVIMLSLPQAMVGALLLLVARGQSISIISLIGVIMLMGIVTKNAILLIDYTNTLRKRGLSRREAILQAGPTRLRPILMTTVSLLAALLPTMLALSKGSEQRSPLATAVIGGLLVSTLLTLLVIPATYTLMEDLRNSLARGLKRILRIQEGA, translated from the coding sequence ATGTGGCTTACCCGTGCCGCGATTGATCGACCCACCCTGATCAGCATGGTGTTCGCCGCGCTGATCGTCGTGGGGTTGGTCTTCTTGATGCGCATGCCCGTCGAGCAACGTCCGAAGGTGGATTTTCCCTTCGTCACCGTTGTGACCATCTACCAGGGAGCCGGCCCGCAGGAGATCGAGACGCTCATCACCAAGCCCATCGAGGACGCTGTCAGCTCCATCTCGAACCTGAAGAATGTTGTCTCCAACTCCCAGGATGGGATCTCCGTGGTCTCGCTGGAGTTCGAGCTGGGCACCGACCTTCCCACAGCCGCAGCCGATGTGCGCGAAAAGGTTGACGCCATCCGCAACTCTCTGCCCCAGGATGCCGAAGTCCCCACCATCACGAAGGCGGATATCTCGGCCATCCCGGTCATGACGATTGGCATGAAGGGCCCCCTGCCGGCCCGCGAGCTGCGACGCCTGGCCGATGACGTCGTGAAGGACCGGCTGGCGCGCGTGAAGGGCACGGCCTCCGTGGCCGTCAGCGGCGGCGACCTGCGCGAAATTCAGGTGCTGGTGGACAAGAGCCGGCTGGCCGCTTATAACCTTTCCATCGCCGAAGTGGCGGCGGCCATCCGAAGCGAAAACCTGAACGTTCCCGGCGGCAGTATCAAGCAGGGACGCCGCGATTTCGCCGTCCGCGTCATAGGAGAGTTCCAGACCGCAGAGGAGATCGCCCGGATGCGGTTGCATATCCCGGACCGTCAGACCGGTGGGCCGGGGTGGAACATCCCGCTTTCGGATCTGGCCCGTGTGGTGGATACCAGCGAGGATCCCGACGTGATCTCCCGCCTGAATGGCGAGCCCACCGTGGTGCTGGCCATCCAGAAGCAGACGGATGCCAACACGGTGGACGTGGCTCAAGGCGCCCGCAGGGAGCTGGAGAATCTGAAGCGCCTGCTTCCGCCCGGTGTCGAGTTCATCATAGCCACGGACGAGAGCAAGTTCGTCCTGGAGCAGCAGCACGACACATACAAGGAGCTCATCCTGGCGATCGTGCTGGTGATCGTGGTGATTTTTCTTTTCCTGCACAGCGCGCGCGCCACGTTCATCGTTTCCGTTGCCATTCCGACATCGCTCATCGCAACGTTCATCCCGATGTCCATCTTTGGGTTCAGTCTCAACTTCATGACCATGCTGGCGCTTTCGCTGGCGGTGGGCATCCTGGTGGACGACTCCATCGTGGTTCTGGAGAACATAGACCGGCACCTGAAGGAGGGAGAGCCTCCGCGTGAGGCGGCCCTGAACGGCCGGGCGGAGATCGGTCTGGCGGCGGTCACCATTACCCTGGTGGATGTGGTGGTCTTCATTCCGATCGCCTTCATGGGCGGCATCGTGGGTCAGTTCTTCAAGTCGTTTGGAATCACTGTGGCATCAGCCACCTTGCTCTCTCTGTTCGTAGGGTTCTCGCTGACCCCGATGATGGCGTCCCGCTTCTATAAGCGCGAGACCCGCCAGCACCGTGGGCAGCACGCGGACACGGCCTGGAACCGGTTCTGGGACACGCGCTTCGCCCATATCGACAAGGGACTGGACTGGCTGGATGCGAAATACCGGAATCTCCTGGCATGGTCGCTCGACAACCGGTTTCTGACGTGGGTCATCGGCACAGTCACCCTGACGACGATTCTCATAACCTTTGCGCCACCGGTGGTCACGTCTGCGGGCTTGAAGGCCCGCCTGGTCAACCTGGTGCTGTTCGTCGGGGTGCTGGGCGGGCTTGGCGTTGTTTTCTCCCGCGATCGGAAGGTGGCGGTGGGGTTTGTGGCGGCCGCTGCCGCGTGCACGTTGCTGGTTCGCCTGCCCCTGAAAGGTGAGTTCATTCCGGAGCTCGACCGAGGGCGCATTGCGATCACGGTGGAGACTCCGGCCGGCAGCAGCCTGAACTACACGCTGAGCGTGGTGCAGCGCATAGAGCGCATATTGAGGGACTTCCCGGAGGTGGAGTATGAGCTCTCCACCGTCGGTTCTGGCAGCGCGGGGCTGTTCGCCGGCGGCGACACCGGCCCGCAGTATGCACGAGTCTCGGTACAGTTGGTGGATCGGGGTCGCCGCGACCGTTATGCTGTCGTGGAGGAAAATGGCCGGAAGGTGCGCCGGATGGTGGAGCGCAAGCGCGGCATCGAAGAGATCATCGCGGCGCTCCGCCAGCGGGTGGCCCGAGATGTGCCCGGGGCGGACATCAAAGTCTACAACGCAGAAAGCCAGCAGGTGGGTACCGCGCCCATCGAGATGGAGATCCAGGGAACGGATTTGAACGAGATGAACCGCGTCGCGGAGCGGATCGCAGCCGCGATGCGCAAGGTTCCAGGTACGCGCGATATTACCATCAGCTCCAAGGTGGGGCGGCCGGAGCTGCAGGTGGTGGTGGATCGCGAACGCGCCATGGATGCCGGGATCTCCACGGCCCAGGTAGCCCAGGCTCTCAGAGCGTCCATCGAGGGGGATACCTCCAGCAAGTTCCGGGTGGAGGGGACGGAATATAACATTCGCGTGCAACTCGAACAGTCAGACCGCGCCACGGCCGATTCCGTCCGCCGATTGGTTGTCGGCCAGCGGGGGGGCGCCCCAGTCTTTCTGGAGGATGTCGCCACGGTTCAGCTCGCTGCGGCGCCAACCAAGATAGACCGCCGCAACAAGCAGCGCCTGGTCAAGGTGAGCTGTTACCTGGAACAGGGATACGACCTCAGCAGCGTGCAGTTTGCCGTGAACCGCGCCGTCGCCGGTGTGGATTTGGGAACCACGACCCTGGAAGTCGGCGGCACTTCGCGGGTTCAGGGAGAAAGTTTCGGGTTCATCTTCCAGGCGCTGTTCCTTGCGATCATCCTCGTTTACATGCTGATGGCCGGCCTGTTTGAGTCCCTTTTCAACCCGCTGGTCATCATGCTCAGCCTGCCCCAGGCAATGGTGGGTGCGCTGCTTCTTCTGGTGGCCAGAGGCCAGTCCATTTCCATCATTTCCCTCATCGGCGTCATTATGCTGATGGGAATCGTGACCAAGAACGCCATCCTGCTGATTGACTACACGAACACGCTCCGCAAACGTGGACTCTCGCGGCGGGAGGCCATTCTGCAGGCCGGTCCCACCCGGCTGCGGCCCATCCTGATGACCACGGTCTCGCTTCTGGCCGCGCTGCTGCCCACGATGCTGGCTCTCTCGAAGGGATCCGAGCAGCGCTCGCCGCTGGCTACCGCTGTTATCGGCGGACTGCTGGTCTCCACGCTTCTGACTCTGCTGGTTATTCCGGCAACGTATACTCTGATGGAGGATCTGCGGAACAGCCTGGCCCGGGGCCTGAAGCGCATCCTGCGGATCCAGGAGGGCGCATAA